Proteins co-encoded in one Papaver somniferum cultivar HN1 chromosome 5, ASM357369v1, whole genome shotgun sequence genomic window:
- the LOC113280602 gene encoding agmatine hydroxycinnamoyltransferase 1-like, translated as MSSKIKQVSSKLVGPMCNGDEPKPDPNQFVSFSVFDKLADDDHPAFLYVYKPPNPPNMLLEQGLRKALVEYREMAGRFSTSDQNGHGDECVILLNDEGVRFVEAIADCTLSEVIPFKPDTLSSLNPREEGQDELAFVQLTRFSCGPLVLFFSSSHFVADAAAVSQFVVAWSQACRGLEICPRPLHDRSIFVPRDPPTVAYDHKNVDVAKRVINYQEMTDQPPPYSEDDVVYQKAHFAPELIAKIKSKANSSVPERGPYSTFVSLIAHLWRTMVKVRGLTELQITEMKISVNGRRRLKPCVRDEYLGNLILSAYPQSRVKDFLDEPLSQR; from the coding sequence ATGTCCTCCAAAATTAAGCAAGTGAGTTCAAAGCTAGTAGGACCAATGTGCAATGGTGATGAACCAAAACCTGATCCTAATCAATTTGTCTCTTTTTCTGTCTTTGATAAGTTAGCAGACGATGATCATCCAGCGTTCTTGTATGTGTATAAACCACCAAACCCACCAAATATGTTATTAGAACAAGGTCTCCGGAAGGCTTTAGTTGAGTACCGAGAAATGGCTGGCAGGTTTTCTACAAGTGATCAGAACGGCCATGGTGATGAATGTGTGATACTACTAAATGACGAAGGTGTTAGATTCGTCGAAGCAATCGCTGATTGCACTCTCAGTGAGGTTATTCCATTCAAGCCAGATACGTTATCGAGTTTGAACCCACGTGAAGAAGGACAAGACGAATTGGCTTTTGTTCAGCTTACTAGGTTCAGTTGTGGTCCGCTAGTTCTGTTCTTTTCGAGCAGCCATTTCGTGGCTGATGCAGCAGCTGTAAGTCAATTCGTTGTTGCATGGAGTCAAGCTTGTCGAGGTTTAGAGATCTGTCCACGTCCTTTGCATGACCGGAGCATATTTGTTCCACGAGATCCTCCTACAGTCGCTTACGACCACAAAAATGTCGACGTTGCGAAGAGGGTGATCAATTATCAAGAGATGACGGATCAACCACCTCCTTATTCGGAAGATGATGTGGTCTATCAAAAAGCACATTTCGCACCAGAACTTATTGCCAAGATTAAGAGTAAGGCTAACTCTTCCGTTCCAGAACGTGGGCCTTATTCCACCTTTGTGAGCTTGATAGCTCATCTATGGAGAACTATGGTGAAAGTTCGAGGACTTACAGAGCTTCAAATAACCGAAATGAAGATCTCCGTGAACGGACGTAGAAGGTTGAAACCTTGTGTTCGAGATGAGTACTTAGGTAATTTGATTCTTTCGGCATATCCTCAATCTCGGGTAAAAGATTTCTTGGATGAACCCTTGAGCCAGAGGTAA